The Streptomyces uncialis genomic interval CACCGGCCACCTCGACCTGGCACAGCGCGCGGACCCAGCCGCAGCCGTAGGGGCCGAAGATGAAGGCGGCGCCGCCGACGGTGTCCACCAGGCTGCCGTCGGCCGGGTCCCAGAGCTTGACGCCCGGCCCGTCGCCCCCGGACGCGAGCAGGGTCCGGCCCCCGTACGTGACCGGGGACAGCGCGTGGAGCCATCCGAAGTCGTCCTTCATCGCGCGGAGTTGGTTCCCGGTCGCGGGGTTCCACAGTCGTACCCGCTCGTCGGTCCCGGCCGACGCGAGCAGGACGCGCTTCGGTCCGGGCACCACGCACAGCGCGTTGGGCCAGCCGCCGACGTGACCGGTGAGCGTGCGGACCGGCTCGCCGGTGGTGGGGTCCCACAGCCGCACGGTCCCGTCGGTGTGGCCGGAGGCGAGGAGTTCCCCGTGCCCGCCCTTGACGGGCACCCCGCAGACGGCCATGACCTCACCGGCCTCCGGGGCCAGGACATGGACCGGCGCACCGGATTCGGGTCGCCACAGCCGCAGTTTGCCGTCCTGCGCGCCCGAGGCGACGAGGACCCCGCCGGGCGCGCGCACCTGGCACACGGACGACGGCCCGATACCCGCGCCCGTGAGGACGGCGACCTGCGCGGCGGCGTCCGGGTCCCAGAGCCGTACCG includes:
- a CDS encoding WD40 repeat domain-containing protein; protein product: MGATAVVNENLLNGLHRLLFRVLRVRLLWLIVLVLALFGVLDVVQALITAGVIMVVLVVARLSLLRAVAPRVTALSPVRTGGRTLLAAAGPRRRIRITDPATGSAAAALKGHRDWVTALCEVDTGDRVLLASAAKDRTVRLWDPDAAAQVAVLTGAGIGPSSVCQVRAPGGVLVASGAQDGKLRLWRPESGAPVHVLAPEAGEVMAVCGVPVKGGHGELLASGHTDGTVRLWDPTTGEPVRTLTGHVGGWPNALCVVPGPKRVLLASAGTDERVRLWNPATGNQLRAMKDDFGWLHALSPVTYGGRTLLASGGDGPGVKLWDPADGSLVDTVGGAAFIFGPYGCGWVRALCQVEVAGEPRLVTGGYDKRIGDWPLTA